CCGATTGCGGCAATGCTTCAGGTCATGATCACGATGCGCACATATCCGGCCATCCATGGCCGCCAGTGGCGGGGCCCCGTTCGACCGGGGTCGCCGATCACGCGCGTCTGACCGACCGCACGGCCGCCCCGGAAGACGGGGGTCCGGCCGAGACTGCCGCCCATGCCCGCACGCGGGCGGGCCGCAACCCCTGCCCGCTCTCCCGCCCATCCGGCCGGACCATCCGGTTGTTCCACGGCAAAGGAGAGCCCGCCGCATGACCGCCGAGACCATCCCTGCCCCGTCCAGCTGGCGCACCGCCGGCGGCGTGATCGTGCGCCGCCATGTCGAGGCCCTGCCCCATGACGGTGCCACCCAGCCGCTGATCGATGCGCTCGACACCCGGCCCGGCGTGCTGCTTGCGTCCTCTTACGACTATCCGGGCCGCTATGTCCGTTTCGATCTGGGCTTCACCGATCCGCCGCTGGTCTTTACCGCGCGCATGACCGGGCTTGCCGGTGCCGAGGTCGACATCCGGGCGCTGAATGCCCGCGGCCGGGTGCTGCTGCCGGCGATCACCCGGGCGCTGGGCGATCACCCCCATGTCTCCGGGCTGATGATCGACGAAGACCAGGTCACCGCCCGCATTCTCGACGGCCCGGCCGAATTTCCGGAAGAGGACCGCAGCCGCCAGCCCTCGGCCTTCTCGGCGATCCGCGCGATCATCGATCTGTTCGCGAGCCCCGAGGATCCGCATCTGGGCCTTTATGGCGCCTTCGGCTACGACATCGCACTGGCCTTCGAGCGTATCCCCCTGGCCCGCAAGCGGATGTCGGATCATCGCGACATCGTGCTCTACCTGCCCGACCGGGTGATCTCGGTCGATCACGCCGCCCGCCGGGCCTGGTCGATCGCCTACGACTTCACCGTCGACGGCGCCTCCACCGACGATCTGCCGCGCGAGGTGCATGCCGACATCGCGGCGCCGCCCGCCGCCAATGCCGCGGCCGACGACATGGGCCCGGGCGAATACGCCGCGATGGTCGAAGCCGCCCTGCCTGAATTCGCCGCCGGCAATCTGTTCGAAGTGGTGCCCGGCCGCGTCTTCCGCCGCCCGGCGACGACACCGCCGTCGGAACTGTTCCGGCGCCTCTGCCGCCGCAACCCCGCCCCCTATGGCTTTCTGATCAATCTGGGCCGGTCGGAGCATCTGATCGGCGCCAGCCCCGAAATGTATGTCCGGGTGACCGGACGGCGGATCGAGACCTGCCCGATTTCCGGCACCATCGCGCGCGGCCGCGATGCGATCGAGGATGCCGAGCGCATCCGCACCCTGCTCGCCTCGGCCAAGGAAGAGGCCGAGCTGACCATGTGCACCGATGTCGACCGCAACGACAAGTCGCGGGTCTCGGTCCCGGGCAGCGTGCGCATCGTCGGCCGGCGCCAGATCGAGATGTATTCCCGCCTGATCCACACGGTCGATCATGTCGAGGGCATGCTGGCCGACGGCTATGACGCGCTCGACGCCTTCCTCAGCCATTGCTGGGCGGTGACGGTGACCGGTGCGCCCAAGCGGGCGGCGATGAGCTGGATCGAGCGGATGGAGAAGAGCCCGCGCGCCTGGTATGGCGGCGCCATCGGCCGGATCGGCTTCGACGGCGACATGAACACCGGCCTTACGCTCCGCACCATCCGGGTGAAGGCGGGCGTGGCCGAGGTCCGCGCCGGAGCCACCCTGCTCTTCGACAGCGAACCGGCCGCGGAGGAGGCCGAAACCGTGCTCAAGGCCTCGGCGATGATCGACGTGCTGGAGCGTCCGGATCAGGAGCGCCGCGAGGCCATACCGCCCCGTCCGGGCAAGGGTCGCCGGATCCTGCTGGTCGACCACGAGGACAGTTTCGTCCACACGCTTTCGGCCTATCTGAAGGCGACCGGCGCGGAAACCGTCACCTGGCGCGCGCCGCTCGCGGCCGACCTGCCCGCCCGCCTGGCCCCCGATCTGGCCGTGCTCTCCCCCGGGCCCCGATCGCCGGCGGATTTCGGCATGAACGCCACGCTCGACCTGCTGACCGCCGCCCGCATCCCGATTTTCGGCGTCTGCCTGGGTCTGCAGGGGATCGTGGAGTATTTCGGCGGCCGGCTGGGCCGCCTGCCGGTGCCGATGCACGGCAAGCCGTCGCGCATCCGCATCCTTGTCCCCGATCTGCTGTTCGAGGGCCTGCCGGAGCAGATCACCATCGGCCGCTACCATTCCCTGTTCGCCGCCGAACTGCCCGACTGCCTGGAGGCGACCGCCGTCGACGAGGCCGGCATCGTGATGGCTCTGCGCCACCGCGAGCAGCCGATCCGCGCCGTGCAGTTCCACCCCGAAAGCCTGCTCAGCCTTCAGGACGAGGCGGGCCCGCGCATGATCGCCAATCTGTGCCGGGGGCTGGGGTAAACCGGCGAGCGTCAGGGGCCGCGCAACGAAGCACCGAAAGCAACGGGGACCAGAAAAGACTTGGACACACTTCGCGCATCTCTCATATCGTGCGAGAGAGCCGGCAGGGCGCATGCAATCCGCATGCATCCTGCCGGCTGCGCGACCAGATCGGATGCCCCGCCCGGATGAAGCTTTTTTCCTGCCAGAACTGCAGCCAGACCCTGTTCTTCGAGAACACAACCTGCCTGCGCTGCGGGCACCGGCTGGGCTATCTGCCGGATGCCACGACGTTGAGCGCGCTGGAACCCGAAACCGGCGGGCGCTGGCGGCCGCTGGCGATGCCCGATCAGATGTTCCGCTTCTGCGCCAATGCCACCCACGACGCCTGCAACTGGCTGATCCCGACCAGCAGCCCGCATGCCTGGTGCAAGGCCTGCCGGCTGAACCGCACCGTGCCGGACCTTGCCGTGCCGGCCAATCTCGCCGCCTGGCAGAGGCTGGAGGTCGCCAAGCACCGGCTGATCTATGCCCTGCTCCGCCTGGGCCTGCCGGTCGCGGCCAAATGGGAGGATCCGGTCGGGGGGCTTGCCTTCAACTTCCTGGCCGATGTCGACCCCGAGGCGCCGCGGATCATGACCGGCCATGCCGAGGGGCTGGTCACCATCAACGTCGCCGAGGCCGATGATGCCGAGCGCGAGCGGATCCGCCGCGACATGGGCGAACCCTACCGCACCCTGCTCGGCCATTTCCGCCACGAGATCGGCCATTATTACTGGAACCGGTTGATCCGCGACGCCGATCCGTCATTGGGCCGGCTGGACCGGTTCC
The window above is part of the Tistrella mobilis genome. Proteins encoded here:
- a CDS encoding anthranilate synthase component I encodes the protein MTAETIPAPSSWRTAGGVIVRRHVEALPHDGATQPLIDALDTRPGVLLASSYDYPGRYVRFDLGFTDPPLVFTARMTGLAGAEVDIRALNARGRVLLPAITRALGDHPHVSGLMIDEDQVTARILDGPAEFPEEDRSRQPSAFSAIRAIIDLFASPEDPHLGLYGAFGYDIALAFERIPLARKRMSDHRDIVLYLPDRVISVDHAARRAWSIAYDFTVDGASTDDLPREVHADIAAPPAANAAADDMGPGEYAAMVEAALPEFAAGNLFEVVPGRVFRRPATTPPSELFRRLCRRNPAPYGFLINLGRSEHLIGASPEMYVRVTGRRIETCPISGTIARGRDAIEDAERIRTLLASAKEEAELTMCTDVDRNDKSRVSVPGSVRIVGRRQIEMYSRLIHTVDHVEGMLADGYDALDAFLSHCWAVTVTGAPKRAAMSWIERMEKSPRAWYGGAIGRIGFDGDMNTGLTLRTIRVKAGVAEVRAGATLLFDSEPAAEEAETVLKASAMIDVLERPDQERREAIPPRPGKGRRILLVDHEDSFVHTLSAYLKATGAETVTWRAPLAADLPARLAPDLAVLSPGPRSPADFGMNATLDLLTAARIPIFGVCLGLQGIVEYFGGRLGRLPVPMHGKPSRIRILVPDLLFEGLPEQITIGRYHSLFAAELPDCLEATAVDEAGIVMALRHREQPIRAVQFHPESLLSLQDEAGPRMIANLCRGLG
- a CDS encoding zinc-binding metallopeptidase family protein; the protein is MKLFSCQNCSQTLFFENTTCLRCGHRLGYLPDATTLSALEPETGGRWRPLAMPDQMFRFCANATHDACNWLIPTSSPHAWCKACRLNRTVPDLAVPANLAAWQRLEVAKHRLIYALLRLGLPVAAKWEDPVGGLAFNFLADVDPEAPRIMTGHAEGLVTINVAEADDAERERIRRDMGEPYRTLLGHFRHEIGHYYWNRLIRDADPSLGRLDRFRAMFGDESCDYAEALARNYAEGPPADWQERFVSTYAASHPWEDFAETWAHYLHIVDTLETAHAFGIRLKPQNILDPAAPSDVAYDFDAYRQRDFAPLIEAWLPLTYAVNSLNRSMGQQDLYPFVLAPAVIDKLRFVHDLIREAG